The Strigops habroptila isolate Jane chromosome 13 unlocalized genomic scaffold, bStrHab1.2.pri S16, whole genome shotgun sequence genomic interval AAGATGGGGTGGCCCATCAGAGAAGTCACCACTGGTGTTTTTGAAACTGAAGCCCCAGGGGGATACAAGTTCTACCTGGAAGACAAGGAACAGCTCAAGCAAGGTGAAACATAGACACTTGCTCTTACTTTGTTCGAGAGATTTACGAGTGGGCTATTAAATCAGGCTGTGCATTTGTGTTGATAGTGTTTTAGGAAGCAGATATGCTTTTATTCTCTCTACATTACTTGTGAAGAATGtaaaactgtgcttttaaaactaCAATATATTTGTAACTAATTTCAAATGATTGCATTCTTCAAGATCCTGTGCAGAAGGTGACCTTGGGTGTCTCCAATCTCCAGAAGTCTGTAAATTACTGGTCTAATTTGCTCGAGATGAAAATCTACgagaaggatgaggaaaagcaaagggcTTTGCTGGGCTATGCAGATAACCAGGTTAGTCTTTGGAAAACTTTCCACTTCTGATCTTTAAGAGTTACATCTCATCATAGAAAACCTCTCATTTCTTGAGAACAAAatcttaaaggagaaaaaaggtttCAATTATAGCAACTGTGCACTTAATTCTGTGCGTTTTAATTAAAGCTTGTGTACACTCggctgcattttttaaataaaaaaagctgtggTTTGCTCTGGTAGTTCTGGCTTGTTGGGAAATATGTCTATGGGTGATTTTGAAATCATCCACATGACTGAAAAGCTGGAGCGAATGTAGTGTGGAGAGCAGTGCCCTTGCAGGTCAGGCTTGCTAACAAAGTTGcggctgttcagcctggagaagagaagctgtgtggagacctcagagcagcttgcagtgtctgaagggggctacaaggatgctggagagggactcttcatcagggactggagcgacaggacaaggggtgatgggttcaaactgaaacaggggaagttcaggttagatgtaaggaagaagttctttactgtgagggtggtgaggtgctggaacaggttgcccagagaggtggaaatgctctatccctggcagtgttcaaggccaggttggacagagccttgggcaacatggtctagtatgaggtgtccctgcccagggcaggggggttggaactagatcatcttaaggtccttttcaacctaaaccattctatgattctctgtcAGTGTAAGCTGGAGCTGAAGGCTGTTGGAGGAGCAGTGGATCACGGGACAGCGTTTGGCCGAATCGCCTTCTCCTGTGCAAAGGAAGAGGTAACAGCCATGTTTCCCTCCCCACCTTACATTGCCCAGTGCTGGCTAGTGGGAAGTTAATTCCTAGTATTGGCAAATATCTCAGTTAATACTGGGCAGATATTTATGTTCCTCACAGTGGGAATGCAGCGGAGCTGTGTGTAATGGGGAACTGTAAACAGGAACAGTCTGAATACATCTGATCTTCACCTGACTATggctgatttttgtttgttttctgttctagTTGCCAAAGATTGAAGCGCTGATGAaaaaagagaatcagaaaatTCTAACACCTCTGGTCAGCTTGGACACACCTGGCAAAGCCACAGTGCAAGTGGTTATTTTGGCAGATCCTGTGAGTAATATTGGAAATGGCAATTAAATTAGATTTAAATTTCTTCATGTCATTTATCTAGCTTATCTGCTCTTACATTTGGTTTAGGATGGCCATGAGATCTGCTTTGTGGGAGATGAAGCATTTAGAGATCTGTCCAAGGTGGACCCTAATGGTGCCAAACTGTTGGATGATGTAAGTAACGCTGTCTGCACATCCGTTTTCCTCCTGATTATCAATACCTGTAGAATGTGATTTTCATTCCATGTGGAGTTTTTCTGAGAAGCAAATCATACAGTCTtgctaaggaaaacaaatcGGTTTTGAAACTTCACTTTCAAAACTCCTGGATAGAGTTTTCCAGCCTTGCTCTTGGGGCAGCTGGATGGTGTTGTGTCGCCAACACTGGTGTAAGGTACTACAGGGAATGATGAGCTGCCGTAACGTCAGTGCAGCTGTATGTCCCCCCGTGGCAGAGGGGCTCTGGTACAGAGCGTGAGCTCTGCAAGAAGGCTGTGAGGCTGTGTTTAAACTGTCCTGGCTTGCTCTTACCAGCTCATTTGATtgattttcagtgtcttttcctTACTAGTAGCTTTCCTCCTGATTAGAAAGTGTCCTTGTAGTCAGTCTGGGGTGTGGGATGGGTTGGtgagtgtgagcagcagctcagctcctgtTCTGAACATGTAAACACTTTCCTCCACACAGGCCATGGCGTCAGACAACAGTGACAAATGGTTTGCTGCGCAGAATATGAAGAAGGCTGCTGCTTAGCTGGAGGAGAGACTGGGCTGCTCCTTCTTGCTATGGTTTTCATCCAGGAAAAATGCCAATCCCATGTACCGTGTTGCGTTACCCCTTCCAGTAAGAGGGTGCTATTGTGTCCTGCATTGTTTATTTGATTTAAGCTTTTGTCTCTTCCTGCTGCTTACTCCTTTCAAGCATGTTCTCCTTCAAAAAAAGTCAGGCtgcacagcagggagcaggttGAGCCCGTGGCTTCCAAAACAGGTCCTCCATTAAGAGGAAGACCTCACACTTTTGTGGTGGTATACTTGGAAAAGAGGTTGCTTGACTAATTACAGTACCAAGTTCTCTAACTAATTGGCTTTAGCTGTCTTGGGTTTGCTGCTTAGAGAATGGATTTTCAGGAGGCTGTGAGTATTGCAGCTACCCTGCTTCAGTGGTGGAGTGTGGGTCTGAAGGGAAGGGCTGGGTATGgggagctggagcagttcaGCTGTCACAGCCTGGGCCTGTTCGCTGCAAACAGCAGAATCACTCACTAAACCACATGAACATTACAGTCTGGAGCAAACTCTCTTTTCATTCCAAGATATTTCCCCAGCTTTCAAGGTGAAATCTTCACTTGAGAAGCACAGGGTGTGTTTCTCACTGGGGTCACATTATTGATGTGGTGTTTTCCACCCCTTACCCAGGAGCCTTCTACATTccgggcaggagctggggccGTGCTCCGGGGTGTGAGGCAGCGCTGTGCTGTCTGCAGAGGCGCCAGGAGGTGACTTGAATTAAGCACATTGTGGGTTTGCAATTAGCTTTTGATGAAATTGCCTTTGGAAGTAACAGTTTGGAGTTTATTCCGTTGGAATGAAGTCACTCTGCTTTTGCTAGTGGAATAAGGGCTGGGAATGGAGGGAGTAATTACAGCACTGTCCGCATCAGGCACGCTGCGGTTTGTCATCTTCATGAAAACCTTAAAtgtttcacagagaaaaagcaggaaaatcagCAGTGCTGGAAGCCACCGAGGCGTGTCAGTGCTTGTAGTGAGTATTCTGAGTTTAAGCAGGAAAAATCACTGTGATTTATGTCATTTGagctttttggtttgggttcaATGATGATTTTTGAATCACGTAGCAATCGAGTCAATGCCATGTGTAGCCGCACCCTGAAACCGGCGCTGCTTGCCGGTGTCACCGTTAAACCAATAAAAGCGGTCCGGGAGGCCGGTTTGTGCTCCTGCTTCAGTGCACCggcccttcctctccctttttagTTGAGCTCCTCATTTTCGTCCACGCAAATTAATCATGGGAAGGGTGGGGCGGTGCCACCGCCGggccgccagggggcgctgTGGGCAGCGCGGGACTGCCCCCGCTGACGCCGGAGCGCGCCGCCGCCATGGAGGCAGGTGGGTGCGGGAGCggagggagcggggccggggcgggaCGCGGCGCGGAGCGGTCGGGGCTGGGGTCGGAGCCGGAGCTGGGGCCGGTCCGAGGTAACGGTGTGTCCCGCGCAGGGCCGTGGGGCGTGTGCGAGGAGACGGCCATCCTGCACGGCGGGTTCCTGCTGGCCGCACGGCTCATCCAGCCGCGGCCGCTGCGGGAGCTGCGCAAAGCCGACTGGCCACGCGTGGGACCCCCCATCACCGACGCCCTCGGGGAGATCGGGGCCCGCTGCCCCTCACCGCTGCAGCACAGCCGCTggaaggaggaggctgtggCCATCGTCTGGGCTAAAGTCCTGCTGCCGGCTCCCCCGGCTGCTTCGCTGGACCACGGCTGGAAGGAGGATGGCTTCTTCTCCATGGGCAGGATGATCCCCGACGTTAACCATACCGTCCTCTTCGAGCTGGTCAAAGCCCTTAGCGAGCCCCGGCTCTTCGTGCGCCTGCTGCTGGCGCTGCCCCAGGATGTGTGCCAGAGCCAGCTGGAGCACTTGGTGGAGTACATCGCCAGTGAGACGTCCCCATCAGACATCAGGTTCTTCTTGGACGTGTGGTGGGAGGTGATGAAGCacaaggagggagaggaagatgCAACAGTCTCTGCGTTCAGCGCTCTCATATGTCAGCATGAGTGTGAGTCCTCCCTGGATGATGGCCTCCAGCCCCCAAAGCGGTTCAAGGGTGACCCTGGTCCTCTGAGCGACCCCCCTGCTGCTACCAGCCTGCTCGTGGTCCTGATAGAGGGGTTAAAGCGAATCTACGGGAGCATCGCCCTGCCCCGCATGAAGTGCTATGCTCTGGCCaacctggcagagctgctgtccgTGTTCACTGAGCTGGAGCCAGAGAGCAGCCCCCTCCCTGTGGCAGAGTACCTGGAGAAGATCAGCGCTGTGGTCAGCCTCTGGTCTGGGGACACTGAAAGCATGTACCACCACAGGGGGCTGGATGAGAAGGtgagggaagcagagagaagcatGAGCCTCTTGTCCATGGACAAGCTGTCCCGTGAAGAGCTCTTTGTTGGCTTGGACTTTCTCTCTAGCATGTTGCATGCCTGGGgggaggagctgcagggcaCCCTGaacagctctgaggagaagcTCTGCTATGAGAGTTACCGGCTCCTGGAT includes:
- the GLOD4 gene encoding glyoxalase domain-containing protein 4, which encodes MGCRRALHFVFKVGDRPRTARFYRDLLGMSVLRHEEFEEGCKASCNGPYDGKWSKTMVGYGPEDNHFVAELTYNYGIGEYRLGNDFLGITLVSSQAVSNAKKMGWPIREVTTGVFETEAPGGYKFYLEDKEQLKQDPVQKVTLGVSNLQKSVNYWSNLLEMKIYEKDEEKQRALLGYADNQCKLELKAVGGAVDHGTAFGRIAFSCAKEELPKIEALMKKENQKILTPLVSLDTPGKATVQVVILADPDGHEICFVGDEAFRDLSKVDPNGAKLLDDAMASDNSDKWFAAQNMKKAAA